A part of Perca fluviatilis chromosome 15, GENO_Pfluv_1.0, whole genome shotgun sequence genomic DNA contains:
- the icam5 gene encoding intercellular adhesion molecule 5, translating into MLPLKMLGFLTLMFSLCDADSLCPTDLNPLTLDPPEVIKEYKESVLVNCTSTEEDHDGMSWTVGNTASTTERDNSYIQALLSNWTVTAECKIKLNDTHECSKDLKITVYKNPEMVSVFSTGHLPTVEGEGTPFELQCDIVDVAPIQNLTVRWYKNNQAIRNDSFTNTTKTPVSESSTLAINISREDNGAEFRCEAQLDFGPHGSQPVTSDTYTVTVRYAPELKNKTEDVYMYGYNDITLNCDAEGQPPPNFHWTCDGLNILENTNNLNIRRVITNTTCNCTATNYLGSINKQIHVHVIPRGCPLVVTPAEMVVRFGDPASVNCSTDEDVQQMGWETPVGATSTPGPAVIWKVEKLEDWQITPLCYIKMKDNNKCSKKLTITLYKTPDIVSVSALGDGPMVEGTEYHLKCDIINVAPVQKLKVTWYRDNETVHTEVFSGTSKVPVNVSSTLRVTPVGDYNGAHFICKADLQLGPNGPETDPTVTSSPYVAVVHYKPVFKACPGSYAGLEHEFSMDKLSCLADGNPPPSILKWRFEGNLIDASENLTRAQSGTYTAEIGNDLGNSTTPVVITIEYGASFTCEDRYKVKENENGKLPCVPEGIPKPTITWSKDGKEIVSPQRWTKHDSGNYSLTATNKHGTANHVLHLEVLYAPVFKKGTNNMEVNRGENVTIDCSAEGNPVPEIHFKYSPALNVKNTTWGRQKRISITGATSTNAGVYSCVAINEVGNGTLSVTLTIKGKTSAVLSTAIWWLLIILIGTLIFIILVIVHNRCKKHGQYSFVPDKANDGSELPMTPLSNGVQA; encoded by the exons ATGCTTCCTCTCAAGATGTTGGGCTTCCTCACGCTCATGTTTTCCCTGTGTG ATGCAGACAGTTTATGCCCCACTGATCTCAACCCTCTCACCCTGGATCCCCCTGAGGTTATAAAAGAATATAAAGAGTCAGTGTTGGTAAACTGCACCAGCACAGAGGAGGATCATGACGGGATGTCCTGGACTGTTGGAAACACAGCCTCTACAACGGAACGTGACAATAGTTATATCCAAGCGCTACTCTCAAACTGGACTGTAACGGCAGAGTGCAAAATAAAGCTTAATGACACTCATGAATGCAGCAAAGACCTTAAAATCACTGTATACA AGAATCCAGAAATGGTCAGCGTTTTTTCTACAGGGCATCTACCTACAGTGGAAGGGGAAGGGACACCGTTCGAACTGCAGTGTGATATCGTCGATGTTGCTCCTATTCAAAACCTCACTGTGAGGTGGTACAAAAACAATCAAGCCATCAGGAACGACTCTTTCACCAACACGACCAAAACACCAGTAAGTGAGTCTTCTACGCTTGCAATCAACATCAGCAGAGAAGATAACGGAGCTGAGTTTAGATGTGAGGCTCAGCTGGACTTTGGGCCTCATGGATCACAACCTGTTACTTCTGACACATACACAGTTACTGTGCGCT ATGCTCCTGAGCTCAAGAACAAAACGGAAGATGTCTATATGTATGGGTATAATGATATCACCCTGAACTGTGACGCTGAGGGGCAGCCTCCTCCCAACTTTCATTGGACATGTGATGGGTTAAATATCTTGGAGAACACAAATAATCTCAACATCCGTAGAGTAATCACAAACACAACCTGCAACTGCACAGCTACCAACTATCTGGGAAGCATAAATAAGCAAATCCATGTTCATGTGATACCTAGAG GTTGCCCCTTAGTAGTGACGCCTGCTGAAATGGTGGTGAGATTTGGAGATCCAGCTTCAGTTAACTGCAGCACAGATGAAGATGTTCAACAAATGGGCTGGGAGACACCAGTTGGAGCCACATCAACTCCAGGTCCTGCTGTCATCTGGAAAGTTGAAAAACTGGAAGACTGGCAGATAACCCCTTTGTGTTACATTAAGATGAAAGATAATAACAAGTGTTCTAAGAAGCTAACCATCACTCTTTATA AGACTCCAGACATTGTGTCAGTCTCTGCGTTGGGTGATGGGCCGATGGTGGAGGGCACAGAGTACCACTTGAAATGTGACATCATCAATGTGGCTCCTGTGCAGAAGCTCAAAGTGACGTGGTACCGCGACAATGAAACTGTGCACACAGAAGTGTTTAGCGGGACCAGTAAGGTCCCAGTAAATGTGTCCTCTACCTTAAGAGTGACTCCGGTGGGAGATTACAACGGAGCACATTTCATATGCAAGGCTGATCTACAGCTTGGACCAAATGGACCAGAGACCGACCCTACTGTAACCTCATCTCCTTACGTGGCTGTTGTGCACT ATAAACCAGTGTTCAAAGCTTGTCCAGGCAGTTACGCTGGTTTGGAGCATGAGTTCAGTATGGACAAGTTGTCCTGTCTAGCTGATGGGAACCCTCCACCCTCCATTCTTAAGTGGAGGTTTGAGGGAAATCTGATCGATGCATCTGAGAACCTCACCAGGGCTCAATCAGGGACGTACACAGCTGAAATTGGAAATGACCTTGGCAATAGCACCACCCCTGTCGTTATCACAATCGAAT ATGGTGCTTCATTTACTTGTGAAGATCGCTACAAGGTTAAAGAGAATGAGAATGGTAAGCTCCCGTGTGTACCAGAGGGAATACCTAAGCCTACCATCACCTGgagtaaagatggaaaagaGATTGTTTCCCCACAGCGCTGGACAAAGCACGATAGTGGAAATTATTCACTTACTGCAACCAACAAACATGGGACAGCCAATCACGTTCTACATCTTGAAGTTTTGT ACGCCCCTGTGTTCAAGAAGGGAACTAACAATATGGAGGTGAACCGGGGTGAAAATGTAACTATTGACTGCAGTGCTGAGGGCAACCCTGTCCCTGAGATCCATTTCAAATACAGCCCTGCACTGAATGTGAAAAACACCACCTGGGGGCGCCAGAAGAGAATCAGCATCACAGGAGCCACGTCAACCAATGCTGGTGTTTACAGCTGTGTTGCCATCAATGAAGTTGGGAACGGGACACTATCTGTCACGCTGACGATTAAAG GTAAAACCAGTGCAGTCTTGTCAACAGCCATTTGGTGGTTGCTAATTATATTGATCGGCACTCTCATCTTCATCATCCTGGTCATTGTCCACAACCGCTGCAAAAAACATGGACAATATAGTTTTGTCCCTGACAAAGCCAATGACGGTTCAGAACTCCCAATGACTCCTCTGTCTAACGGGGTGCAAGCTTAG